A single window of Maylandia zebra isolate NMK-2024a linkage group LG2, Mzebra_GT3a, whole genome shotgun sequence DNA harbors:
- the kcnk4a gene encoding uncharacterized protein kcnk4a isoform X1: protein MRCTTLTTLLVGVMLYLVMGAFVFVTLEKPTETLAHEKLLETKKEFLMKNYCVTESDFHELVQGLMSAVEAGLNVSRVPANLTTRWDIASACFFCGTIITTIGFGNLSPRTPYGQLFCVCYALVGIPMFGILLAGVGDHMGTVLRRAVAKIETLFLVRMKRKVRPTTVRVTSAVLSILIGCLIFLAVPTVVFQKVENWKFLESLYFVVITLTTVGFGDYVPVGGTEDNSFFKLLVLLWIVFGLAYFASILTMIGNWLRVLSKRTRAEMEELRAHATDWTQSMSKDFRIPNPLEFNDPFLLQRRRWKRSERRRIRRGAQGTLGYWVRGGPENGHLSSHWAGLSSSMSELQDNSSGVRGTNSKAQVSAAGGGTVPISAAGYRADPAGVLQGQGRSFPHHLSRSFSVPVTRSGSQLDVVGARMQEGSLSGSESAFDSRSDGSSVSFSYMAPHKFQPCQTIGSMEEGSVRLAHMDTSERKDELIPAENYESAPNNSHNQAPDPSPSSRSSPVPTSLPEVLLPSPDITTAPSPSCQLLDFFGENLAYIDESSDTLSDRPQSTSEEKRRRPRKPKKKSMRRQLSHRWSSLQVRRPSSDMQPPSHPPTPPPASSLSDLSLPENQTDAAPAL from the exons ATGCGGTGCACTACCCTCACCACCCTGCTGGTGGGAGTCATGTTGTACCTGGTGATGGGAGCGTTTGTTTTTGTCACCCTGGAAAAGCCCACAGAGACCTTGGCACATGAAAAGCTGCTTGAAACCAAGAAAGAATTCCTCATGAAAAACTACTGCGTCACCGAGTCGGACTTTCACGAGCTTGTACAG GGTTTGATGTCTGCAGTCGAGGCAGGCCTGAATGTGAGCAGAGTTCCTGCCAACTTGACCACTCGCTGGGACATCGCGTCTGCCTGCTTCTTCTGTGgcaccatcatcaccaccatag GCTTTGGGAACCTCTCACCTCGGACGCCTTACGGCCAGTTGTTCTGCGTGTGCTACGCTTTGGTTGGCATCCCCATGTTTGGCATACTTCTCGCTGGAGTGGGCGACCACATGGGCACGGTGCTGCGGAGAGCTGTGGCCAAGATTGAGACCCTCTTCCTGGTGAGAATG AAACGCAAGGTCAGGCCCACGACTGTGCGTGTCACCTCAGCAGTTCTCTCCATCCTAATTGGCTGTCTGATCTTCCTCGCTGTGCCGACAGTCGTGTTTCAGAAAGTGGAAAACTGGAAGTTCTTGGAGTCGCTCTATTTTGTGGTCATCACGCTTACCACTGTTGGCTTTGGAGACTATGTACCAG TTGGAGGTACTGAAGACAACAGCTTCTTCAAGCTTCTGGTGTTGTTGTGGATCGTGTTTGGTCTTGCCTACTTTGCCTCCATCCTCACCATGATAGGCAACTGGCTGAGGGTGCTGTCTAAAAGGACTCGTGCTGAG atggaggagctgagggcCCACGCAACAGACTGGACGCAGAGCATGTCCAAGGATTTCCGCATCCCAAATCCTCTGGAATTTAATGACCCCTTCCTCCTGCAGCGGCGGCGCTGGAAACGTAGCGAGCGCCGACGCATCCGCCGGGGAGCCCAGGGTACACTGGGATACTGGGTGCGAGGGGGACCTGAGAATGGACATCTGTCAAGTCACTGGGCTGGCCTGTCGAGCTCCATGAGTGAACTGCAGGACAATTCGTCCGGGGTGAGGGGAACTAACTCAAAGGCACAGGTGAGTGCAGCTGGAGGGGGAACGGTCCCCATATCAGCAGCAGGGTACAGGGCTGACCCTGCTGGGGTTCTGCAAGGGCAGGGCAGGTCATTTCCTCACCACCTGTCCCGCTCATTCTCCGTCCCCGTAACCCGCTCCGGTTCACAGCTGGATGTTGTAGGGGCACGTATGCAGGAAGGGTCACTCTCCGGATCAGAGTCTGCATTCGACTCCAGGTCAGATGGCTCCTCAGTCTCCTTCTCCTACATGGCACCCCACAAGTTCCAGCCGTGCCAAACCATCGGCAGCATGGAGGAGGGATCAGTAAGACTCGCACATATGGACACATCAGAGAGGAAAGATGAACTGATTCCAGCAGAGAACTATGAATCTGCACCAAACAATAGCCACAATCAGGCACCTGACCCTAGTCCTTCTTCTCGCTCTTCCCCTGTGCCCACATCCCTACCCGAAGTCCTCCTTCCCTCCCCTGACATCACCACAGCCCCCTCACCAAGCTGCCAGCTGCTCGACTTCTTCGGCGAGAACTTGGCGTACATTGACGAGTCCTCAGACACCCTGAGCGACCGCCCCCAGTCCACGAGCGAGGAGAAGAGGAGACGGCCCCGAAAGCCTAAGAAGAAGAGCATGAGGAGACAGCTATCACACAGGTGGAGCTCGCTGCAGGTGAGGAGGCCCAGCAGTGACATGCAGCCACCATCCCATCCTCCAACACCACCTCCAGCATCCTCTCTTTCAGACCTGTCTCTACCTGAGAACCAGACAGA
- the kcnk4a gene encoding uncharacterized protein kcnk4a isoform X2, translated as MRCTTLTTLLVGVMLYLVMGAFVFVTLEKPTETLAHEKLLETKKEFLMKNYCVTESDFHELVQGLMSAVEAGLNVSRVPANLTTRWDIASACFFCGTIITTIGFGNLSPRTPYGQLFCVCYALVGIPMFGILLAGVGDHMGTVLRRAVAKIETLFLKRKVRPTTVRVTSAVLSILIGCLIFLAVPTVVFQKVENWKFLESLYFVVITLTTVGFGDYVPVGGTEDNSFFKLLVLLWIVFGLAYFASILTMIGNWLRVLSKRTRAEMEELRAHATDWTQSMSKDFRIPNPLEFNDPFLLQRRRWKRSERRRIRRGAQGTLGYWVRGGPENGHLSSHWAGLSSSMSELQDNSSGVRGTNSKAQVSAAGGGTVPISAAGYRADPAGVLQGQGRSFPHHLSRSFSVPVTRSGSQLDVVGARMQEGSLSGSESAFDSRSDGSSVSFSYMAPHKFQPCQTIGSMEEGSVRLAHMDTSERKDELIPAENYESAPNNSHNQAPDPSPSSRSSPVPTSLPEVLLPSPDITTAPSPSCQLLDFFGENLAYIDESSDTLSDRPQSTSEEKRRRPRKPKKKSMRRQLSHRWSSLQVRRPSSDMQPPSHPPTPPPASSLSDLSLPENQTDAAPAL; from the exons ATGCGGTGCACTACCCTCACCACCCTGCTGGTGGGAGTCATGTTGTACCTGGTGATGGGAGCGTTTGTTTTTGTCACCCTGGAAAAGCCCACAGAGACCTTGGCACATGAAAAGCTGCTTGAAACCAAGAAAGAATTCCTCATGAAAAACTACTGCGTCACCGAGTCGGACTTTCACGAGCTTGTACAG GGTTTGATGTCTGCAGTCGAGGCAGGCCTGAATGTGAGCAGAGTTCCTGCCAACTTGACCACTCGCTGGGACATCGCGTCTGCCTGCTTCTTCTGTGgcaccatcatcaccaccatag GCTTTGGGAACCTCTCACCTCGGACGCCTTACGGCCAGTTGTTCTGCGTGTGCTACGCTTTGGTTGGCATCCCCATGTTTGGCATACTTCTCGCTGGAGTGGGCGACCACATGGGCACGGTGCTGCGGAGAGCTGTGGCCAAGATTGAGACCCTCTTCCTG AAACGCAAGGTCAGGCCCACGACTGTGCGTGTCACCTCAGCAGTTCTCTCCATCCTAATTGGCTGTCTGATCTTCCTCGCTGTGCCGACAGTCGTGTTTCAGAAAGTGGAAAACTGGAAGTTCTTGGAGTCGCTCTATTTTGTGGTCATCACGCTTACCACTGTTGGCTTTGGAGACTATGTACCAG TTGGAGGTACTGAAGACAACAGCTTCTTCAAGCTTCTGGTGTTGTTGTGGATCGTGTTTGGTCTTGCCTACTTTGCCTCCATCCTCACCATGATAGGCAACTGGCTGAGGGTGCTGTCTAAAAGGACTCGTGCTGAG atggaggagctgagggcCCACGCAACAGACTGGACGCAGAGCATGTCCAAGGATTTCCGCATCCCAAATCCTCTGGAATTTAATGACCCCTTCCTCCTGCAGCGGCGGCGCTGGAAACGTAGCGAGCGCCGACGCATCCGCCGGGGAGCCCAGGGTACACTGGGATACTGGGTGCGAGGGGGACCTGAGAATGGACATCTGTCAAGTCACTGGGCTGGCCTGTCGAGCTCCATGAGTGAACTGCAGGACAATTCGTCCGGGGTGAGGGGAACTAACTCAAAGGCACAGGTGAGTGCAGCTGGAGGGGGAACGGTCCCCATATCAGCAGCAGGGTACAGGGCTGACCCTGCTGGGGTTCTGCAAGGGCAGGGCAGGTCATTTCCTCACCACCTGTCCCGCTCATTCTCCGTCCCCGTAACCCGCTCCGGTTCACAGCTGGATGTTGTAGGGGCACGTATGCAGGAAGGGTCACTCTCCGGATCAGAGTCTGCATTCGACTCCAGGTCAGATGGCTCCTCAGTCTCCTTCTCCTACATGGCACCCCACAAGTTCCAGCCGTGCCAAACCATCGGCAGCATGGAGGAGGGATCAGTAAGACTCGCACATATGGACACATCAGAGAGGAAAGATGAACTGATTCCAGCAGAGAACTATGAATCTGCACCAAACAATAGCCACAATCAGGCACCTGACCCTAGTCCTTCTTCTCGCTCTTCCCCTGTGCCCACATCCCTACCCGAAGTCCTCCTTCCCTCCCCTGACATCACCACAGCCCCCTCACCAAGCTGCCAGCTGCTCGACTTCTTCGGCGAGAACTTGGCGTACATTGACGAGTCCTCAGACACCCTGAGCGACCGCCCCCAGTCCACGAGCGAGGAGAAGAGGAGACGGCCCCGAAAGCCTAAGAAGAAGAGCATGAGGAGACAGCTATCACACAGGTGGAGCTCGCTGCAGGTGAGGAGGCCCAGCAGTGACATGCAGCCACCATCCCATCCTCCAACACCACCTCCAGCATCCTCTCTTTCAGACCTGTCTCTACCTGAGAACCAGACAGA